Part of the Phocoena phocoena chromosome 8, mPhoPho1.1, whole genome shotgun sequence genome, ttctttttgaaagttttaaagggAAAGGGGGCAGAAAGATGACAGACATTAAAAGTTTACATTTAAACTACTGAtagattttacttaaaaaaaaagaaagaaaaagggaggctGTAGTTACTTCCCAAATAAGGAATGCCAAGTACTTTTATTTCCTAAAGAAATTACTAAGAAATTGTACCAATCATTACATTTGCAGCTATTTAGTAGTAGCTGTAAACTGAATTATTCTGATACTTCCAAAAGTGTACTTAGAGCATTTTATAAAGGGGAAAacaagtggttctcaaccctcAGTGTCCTTTAGAACCAGCTGGAAAGCTCTGAAAAACTAAACATCTGGCCCcacctcagagattctgattgagTTGGTATCAGATGGGACTCAagtgtcattattttttaaaggcctgCAGGGTATTCTAATGCGCAGCTAAGGCTGAGAATCACTGAGTCAACTCATTTTGAAATaccaagaaaataaatggaaattgggAAGGgaagataatttatatttataatttacaaatcAAAGACCTACTATATACTTACTGTGTACCTAGTTATGTTCATGAATCATACATTTATAAGATGAGAATTGCCTTCATTTCCTCACTATACTAGACCACTATCGTACATCTCTGCCACTGAATGGCTGCATTTTTCTACGGTCAGGATTTAAAATTCTGGGATATGCTATGAAAActgcattaaagaaaataaactactGCTACTCATGCTCAACGGGAGCAAGCAAAACTACTGTATTTGGCTCTTTTAAGCTATCCATATTTTAAGAATTACAAATAAGTGCCAACCCACACAAAGAACAGATTGTGGATTACtctagaagaaacaaaaaatagcttACTCAACTTACTAAGTTTCAACACCAAGAAAGGTTTAACTTGGCTGAAAGTTCTGAAACAGCTGagatactgaaccaggaagttataatttataatgaaatgtTGACACACCCTTAAAAGCTACTGCAGCTGTAGTAATACTAAGATTTCTTCAGGGTTTAGTTACCATGTAATGCAAGAATACAAGCATAACAATAATATTACTGTTTTTATATGCACCGATACCGCTCTTTAATATAtaaagctctacaacaaatacctctaattattttacaattaaattAAGTCCGTAACTCTTCTACACTACTTTGGtctcaacatttttaaaacatcaattaATTTGGAAATATACAATTTAATAACATGATCCTATCAATAACAAGCACATTTTGTAGCAGACTAAAGACACATTCAACCATGCAATCCAGTGTTCAATACctaaaagataaataacaatGCTGACTTTTATTCTGAAAATCATTGGAAACTGGAATAATCTTTTAAGACTCACAGTGCTCACAAACATGCAGAAAAAGATACACATTTCTATTCTTCCTGAAGGAATGTCACAAAATGCCCACTCTTTACACAGGGTTGATAATTATTCTAAATCCCTTATGTATTTCAatccattattttctttctagcaCCTGtcacttagaatttttaaaagcctgaCAAATGTTCCTGTAAGTTGTGTCTCAAAATGAACCTTACCTCTTtaatttctgcctttaaaaagaCCTCAGTCACCATCATCCACTAATAGCTGCCTTTCAGTAAAACAGTGACATCCAGTGGACAAATCAAAGTATCTCAGAATTCCCATCATTATAGctgaatcataaagatcacatctcTAAATCCAACTAGTGAATGAGTTCTTACTCATTTTGACAAAGCGTCTGCAGATTCTTATGAATGTATCACCTCATGATTTCTATATATCTTAAATATACCCTTCTATCTTTTTCCTATTTAATATCAAGTCTTTAAATTGAGCTACTTAAGAGTGTGTAACTCTTGAGCCTAGTGAGGTTAAaggtattactttttcttctttgctattTCCCACCACAAATTAACTGGCTCATCTCTAGAAATGGAAcgatgaaaatataagaaatatatttaaataaaaatgaatagcattaaaaaaatctgcaaaagatGAAACCTAAACCTCTTTTTGCATTTGTAATTTATGATATATTGTTGACTATAAATAGAAAGATGTTATCAGTATTGCTAACAATCAAATTACATTCTCTTGCCTCACTACTCAAATATTATGAAAGAATACATATTTTAGCAATGATTGTATCAgtgtttaaaaacttttataaatcagtataaatgaatattcattatatattatgtttaaataaaagtaaaaaacttCCACTGTGCTGAGTTATAATTTACCAttgataatatatattatgtgtgtgttCCAAATACAAAACGCATCAATGTTAACATTGATAGTGTAATAAACTGCTGTAGCTGAGACTGTTATGTTTAATTTCTTGGAAAACCATAAAGAAATGTTACAggtggaaaaaaaagcaaagaaaagaatggagaactgttatttttaaataagcagccaaataaagaaaactttttttccctaaaaaaaggttaagaatgtaaaagtacattttaatattaaaaaagcatttttaaaaatctataacaaCTTTATGACAAAATCTGCGTTTGTTGAAAAAGGCCTGTAAAAACAGCAGGACGGAATTGCCCTCATcacctttttactttttcttgtcaGAAAAAAGTGTATGCATCTCTGGAACCATAAATGATGTTAAAATAGGCATTTATAAAATGGCAAGGAGGATTTcatgggaagttttttttttttttttttttacaatcattGGCATTGCAGCCATCAGTAGGTCACAAGTAAAACTTCTCTATCTAAAAGCAAAATGGAGTATAAAGTTTTAGGTCTGTTGCCTGCGCTTTGCTGATCTCATTTTTTCAAAGCGTGACTCCATTTCTTCCAAGACCTTGGGTGTGTACCGTACAACTAATTTAACCTTTCCTTGAGCTGCTTTCAGCAGTTCTACAGCTTTTTCATGATGTTCTCCTTCAACGctctaggaaaagaaaaaccacacaGACATAAACACAATTAATATCTAGGTTTTGTAAGTAactcaaaatgaaaaatgtttaaaatatacacaagtaaaaaatttttaatgttatatttcaaACTATAAACCTAGGAAATAATCCTGCTTTATCATTTTAATCAGTGTAAAATCCTCTGCTAAATCATATTCTCTTTGTAGTTTAGGAACTGGCTCTTTAGGTTCCAAATAATTAGCATATCAATCTACATGCCCTATTATTTCACTAGGTTAGAAGTACATCAGGCAATTGCCATTCTATAAGACTAAATTGAGGGTAGacttttaatttaatgtattGCCTTAACTACTAATGAGCTTAGTTACTTCATAAAAATCACACTAAGCATTGCTAATTTACATTGGAAAgaagcaaaacacacacaaagtGCTTCAAAAGTATCACTCTACTAAATAGTAGTGCCTAAGATTCCCCCAAGGGATTTCTAAACTACAAAGCTTCTTTGGTTTTTCCCTACATCTTCTGTTTCTATAACTCAAGTACACCCCCAAGTGGTCACAACACATTGCTACaagcagaaataaaatgcatccctACCACTCCATTAACAGAAAGGAGCTGATCTCCTCGCTTGAGACCCCCGTGTCTATCAGCAATTCCACCTGGAATTATTCGGGATATATAGATTGGAGAGTTTTGTTCTTTGCCTCCCATAATATTGAATCCAAGGCCTTCTTCTGTTTTTGGGAGCTCAACAACTCGAGGATGAGAATGTCCTTCACTGGCAGCAAATGCAGCAACAGTAGCCTGAAAGAAAATTTTACGTACTTAAAAAAATAGGACATTTgttcacttcattcttttttttttttttttttttttttcggtatgcaggcctctcaccgctgtggcctctcccgttgtggagtacaggctccggacgcgcaggctcagcggccatggctcacgggcccagctgctccgcggcatgtgggatcttcccggacccgggcaggaacccgtgtcccctgcatcggcaggcggactctcaaccactgtgccaccagtgaagcccctgtTCACTTCATTCTTTTGTCCCTTTTTAAATACCACttttgaagtaaatatttttgatgtcTGAATGCCCACAAATGCACTGACAGTGAAGGTAAGCTAAGCAGATGGTGTTTTAAGGAGAATGAGTGAAAAGCCTACCCTGGGATTATGCAGGAAGCGTTAAGGTCGTTCAGGCCACTCCTAGGCCTTTCAGTGCCCAGAACTTCTGTGCAGTGCTTGGCAAGCAGGCTTGCTAGGAAGATGAACAATGTGCACCCTAAAGAGGGGAACCCCTCCCCTCACATGCCAGCAGCCCTGAGCTCTGGGGGCTGGGAAGCCTGGCCCCTCCAGGGGCTTCTGGGCAGGGCGCAGCCCACCTACGCAACCTGTACAGAGGCAGCTGTCCTTGTAATGCAGTCATTCTGGCGGCTGTACTATTTGCACTGTATACTAACTCATCAAGAAAtaactcaatattgaaaaaaagagGGGTACACAGAGTCAATGTGAATTGTGAAACAGAGCCACATCTTTAAAACTTTCAAATTTAGACTAATCTAGACTAATTCTAACAGAGTTGAGATTCTgggtttcattttgcttttaaagataattaagtAATCTGGtactatttttttgtgtgttggaTCAGGGTACGTGAGCAAAcataggaaggaagagagaaagaaaatcaagattTGTTGAATACCACCACATTCTAAGCTCTGAAAGaggcctcattttacagataatggaactgaggctcagaaattcAGGAAGTTGTGAAAGTCAGCAATTAAACCCAAGTTTTAATCGTTTTTTTCCTACTCTGTCAAATAATATCCACATGTTTAAGTGTTTGTACTCAACAGAGAATCCAATACTGCCTTTTGTGAACCAGTAACTATCAATGAAAAATTACCTATTAATGACTAGTTCAAGTCACCTACTGCCGATATTAACTTATTCTAACCACATATGATGGACACTGAGGTCAATGCTTGAATTATCTGAGGAAAATACTGGCAGAGAAAAGCACATAAAACCTACCACCTGCAGCTCTGAAGAGGTAACCTCCTATTTGCAGAGTTAAGGTTAAGGAGAAAGTGAAGGGCAACTTGGGGGGAGTACCCCAGATCTACCATTAACTATTGGTGTGGTCTGAGGTAAGTAACCTAATCTGATACTTCCCCACCAATAAAGTGAGGCTAATAATTCATACCTCagaattttgatatttaaataatgatatatacattacatatagcaactatgtattatttgtgtgcaagtatatttttaatgcatCATCTA contains:
- the LIN7C gene encoding protein lin-7 homolog C; the encoded protein is MAALGEPVRLERDICRAIELLEKLQRSGEVPPQKLQALQRVLQSEFCNAVREVYEHVYETVDISSSPEVRANATAKATVAAFAASEGHSHPRVVELPKTEEGLGFNIMGGKEQNSPIYISRIIPGGIADRHGGLKRGDQLLSVNGVSVEGEHHEKAVELLKAAQGKVKLVVRYTPKVLEEMESRFEKMRSAKRRQQT